One window from the genome of Streptococcus parasanguinis encodes:
- a CDS encoding adenine phosphoribosyltransferase gives MNLKDYIASIENYPQEGITFRDISPLMADGNAYSYAIREIVQYATDKKIDMIVGPEARGFIVGCPVAFELGIGFAPVRKPGKLPREVISADYEKEYGVDTLCMHADAIKPGQRVLIVDDLLATGGTVKATIEMIEKLGGVVAGCAFLIELDELKGREAIGDYDYKVLMHY, from the coding sequence ATGAATTTAAAAGATTACATTGCAAGCATTGAAAACTATCCACAAGAAGGAATTACCTTCCGTGATATCAGCCCTTTGATGGCAGATGGCAATGCTTATAGTTATGCGATTCGTGAAATCGTTCAATACGCGACGGATAAGAAGATCGACATGATCGTTGGTCCTGAAGCGCGTGGGTTCATCGTTGGATGTCCTGTCGCTTTTGAGTTGGGAATTGGATTTGCGCCTGTTCGTAAGCCTGGTAAATTGCCACGAGAAGTCATCTCTGCTGACTACGAAAAAGAATACGGTGTTGATACCCTCTGCATGCACGCCGATGCTATCAAACCAGGTCAACGTGTCCTCATCGTTGATGACCTCTTGGCGACTGGTGGTACGGTGAAAGCAACCATCGAAATGATCGAAAAACTCGGTGGGGTCGTTGCAGGTTGTGCCTTCTTGATCGAGTTGGATGAATTGAAAGGTCGCGAAGCGATCGGCGATTACGACTACAAAGTCTTGATGCATTACTAA
- the metA gene encoding homoserine O-acetyltransferase MetA produces the protein MPITLDKKLPAVDILRSENIFVMDDVRATHQDIRPINVLILNLMPTKEATETQLLRLLANTPLQINVDFLYMTSHESKNTAAEHMESFYKTFEDIKDNYYDGLIVTGAPVEKMDFEEVDYWEELTQVFEWSKRHVFSTLHLCWGAQAGLYHRYGIQKVELCDKLSGIYDQAVVRPDSLLMRGFDDRFLAPHSRYTDIPLKEVLEKSNLQVIAQGNEVGLSIIASPDMREVYSFGHLEYDRDTLAKEYHRDVKAGLDPDVPKNYFDGDDANTEPRIRWNLAATTFFSNWINYAVYQETPYRLEELEKDISFYGYL, from the coding sequence ATGCCAATTACACTAGATAAAAAATTACCTGCAGTAGATATTCTTCGTTCAGAAAATATTTTTGTCATGGATGATGTTCGAGCAACTCACCAAGATATTCGTCCTATAAATGTTCTGATTTTGAATCTCATGCCGACTAAGGAAGCAACTGAGACTCAACTGCTACGCCTCCTGGCCAATACGCCCTTGCAGATCAATGTAGATTTCCTCTATATGACTAGCCATGAGTCTAAGAATACAGCGGCAGAGCATATGGAGAGCTTCTACAAGACGTTTGAGGATATCAAGGATAATTACTATGACGGCTTGATTGTGACGGGGGCGCCTGTCGAAAAGATGGACTTTGAGGAAGTGGACTACTGGGAAGAATTGACCCAGGTCTTTGAATGGTCCAAGCGGCATGTCTTTTCTACCTTGCACCTTTGTTGGGGAGCCCAGGCTGGACTGTACCACCGTTACGGGATTCAAAAAGTAGAGCTCTGTGACAAGCTATCGGGTATCTATGACCAAGCAGTGGTGCGTCCCGATAGTCTGCTCATGAGAGGCTTTGACGATCGCTTCCTTGCCCCTCATTCTCGCTATACAGATATTCCTTTGAAGGAAGTCCTTGAAAAGAGCAATCTTCAAGTGATCGCTCAGGGAAATGAAGTTGGGCTTTCCATCATTGCTAGTCCAGATATGCGTGAGGTCTATAGCTTTGGCCATCTGGAATATGATCGCGATACACTGGCAAAAGAATACCACCGAGATGTCAAGGCAGGCTTGGATCCGGATGTTCCCAAGAATTATTTTGATGGGGATGACGCTAATACAGAGCCTCGCATTCGTTGGAATCTAGCTGCAACGACCTTCTTTAGTAATTGGATCAACTATGCGGTTTATCAAGAAACACCTTACCGCTTGGAAGAATTGGAAAAAGATATTTCATTTTATGGTTACCTATAA
- a CDS encoding DnaD domain-containing protein codes for MTYSQAFKYGNLVLPSALLFHYHELFDQADDYLVWQFFFLQNTTGQEALTPNQIASHLGKTVTEVNRIMSNLTTKGLLQYRTIELNGEIEAIFDATIALERLDEILEAQSQGKAQSAPAKGNVIKDLVETFQQELGRLLTPFEIEDLTKTVREDQTDPDVIKAALREAVFNGKPHWKYIQAILRNWRSEGINSLAQVEAKLQEREQANPRNVTVSDDFLKAMDLWKD; via the coding sequence ATGACATATTCACAAGCATTTAAGTATGGCAACTTGGTTCTTCCGAGTGCCTTGCTTTTTCATTATCATGAGTTGTTTGACCAAGCAGATGACTACTTGGTTTGGCAGTTTTTCTTCCTTCAAAATACGACCGGCCAAGAGGCCTTAACTCCCAATCAGATTGCTAGTCATCTGGGAAAAACGGTGACAGAGGTCAATCGGATTATGTCCAATTTGACTACTAAGGGACTCCTTCAATACCGGACCATTGAGCTCAATGGTGAGATTGAAGCCATCTTTGATGCGACCATTGCCCTGGAGCGCTTGGATGAGATTTTAGAAGCCCAATCACAAGGGAAGGCACAAAGCGCGCCTGCTAAGGGAAATGTCATCAAGGACTTAGTGGAAACCTTCCAACAAGAACTGGGACGACTCTTGACGCCTTTTGAGATTGAAGACCTGACCAAGACTGTGCGCGAGGATCAGACAGATCCAGATGTGATCAAGGCAGCATTACGAGAAGCTGTCTTTAACGGCAAGCCTCACTGGAAATATATCCAAGCCATTTTACGCAACTGGCGCAGTGAAGGCATCAACAGCCTGGCCCAAGTAGAAGCGAAACTACAAGAACGCGAGCAAGCCAACCCACGCAATGTGACCGTTTCAGACGATTTCTTGAAGGCCATGGATTTGTGGAAAGATTAA
- the add gene encoding adenosine deaminase — protein sequence MSTIDFHSLAKTELHCHLDGSLSLPIIRQLAAMANIDLPASDEELKHHVTAPAHCENLLDYLEAFDYIRPLLQTKEALTLAAYDVAKQAALENVLYIEVRFAPELSMDQGLTVPETIDAVCDGLRQAQEEFGIVAKALVCGMRQSDQEVTSRILAEANQVSDQDFVGFDFAGDEHNYSPEDIRPLIEQVKSYHRPMTLHAGECHCPHFVAQSIAFGIKRNGHVTALSHEPALLQSFIENEVTGELCLTSNLQTKAAPTIEDFPYLKMKAAGARISINTDNRTVSDTDLTKEYALYHQHFQTKETDFYQHNIDAIQASFASEEEKQELLTKLKKAYADYL from the coding sequence ATGTCCACGATCGATTTTCATAGTTTGGCAAAGACAGAACTTCACTGTCACTTAGACGGTTCCTTGTCGCTTCCAATCATTCGCCAGTTGGCAGCTATGGCCAATATTGACCTACCCGCTAGCGATGAGGAGCTCAAGCACCATGTCACTGCGCCTGCCCACTGTGAGAATCTTTTGGACTATTTAGAGGCTTTTGACTACATTAGGCCCCTCCTTCAAACCAAGGAAGCCTTGACGCTTGCTGCTTACGATGTGGCCAAGCAAGCTGCTCTCGAAAATGTCCTTTATATTGAGGTTCGTTTCGCACCAGAATTGTCCATGGACCAAGGGCTTACCGTTCCAGAAACTATCGATGCTGTCTGCGATGGTCTACGCCAAGCCCAGGAGGAATTTGGCATTGTTGCAAAAGCCTTGGTCTGCGGCATGCGCCAGTCAGATCAAGAAGTCACCTCTCGCATTCTTGCAGAAGCCAACCAAGTTAGCGATCAGGATTTTGTTGGTTTTGACTTTGCCGGGGATGAGCACAACTACTCTCCAGAAGATATTCGACCTTTAATCGAGCAAGTCAAGAGTTACCATCGGCCCATGACGCTTCATGCAGGTGAGTGTCATTGCCCACACTTTGTTGCCCAATCGATTGCATTTGGAATCAAACGCAATGGCCACGTGACGGCTCTATCTCATGAACCAGCCTTACTCCAATCCTTTATTGAAAATGAGGTCACTGGTGAACTCTGCTTGACCAGCAACCTCCAAACAAAAGCAGCGCCGACTATAGAAGATTTCCCTTATCTGAAGATGAAAGCAGCCGGAGCTCGGATCAGTATCAATACCGATAACCGGACTGTATCTGATACCGATCTTACCAAGGAATATGCCCTCTACCATCAGCATTTCCAAACCAAGGAAACTGACTTTTACCAACACAATATCGATGCCATCCAGGCTTCCTTTGCTAGTGAGGAGGAAAAACAAGAACTCCTTACCAAACTAAAAAAAGCCTACGCGGACTATCTATAA
- the yghU gene encoding glutathione-dependent disulfide-bond oxidoreductase — protein MSNYQLPEVWEAPSQMGGAWGGLNQPTAGARFEQTLPKGDQPFQLYTLPTPNGIKATIMLEELKELGVDAGYDAYRIKIGEGDQFGSDFVAINPNSKIPAMLDQSGDQAIRVFESANILLYLAEKFGKLIPTDRAKRTEVLNWLFWQTGAAPFLGGGFGHFFHYAPEKIEYAINRFAMEAKRQLDLLDKELATKPYIAGDDYTIADIAIWSWYGRLAQDKVWDRAGIFLDVKEYKHLQAWTEKIANRPAVKRGLEVEYKEIDA, from the coding sequence ATGTCAAACTATCAATTACCAGAAGTATGGGAAGCACCAAGTCAAATGGGAGGAGCCTGGGGTGGCTTGAACCAACCAACAGCAGGTGCCCGCTTTGAACAAACTCTTCCAAAAGGCGATCAACCTTTCCAACTCTATACCCTTCCAACACCCAATGGGATCAAGGCTACCATTATGCTGGAGGAATTGAAAGAGCTGGGAGTGGATGCAGGCTATGACGCTTATCGGATCAAGATTGGTGAGGGAGATCAGTTTGGTAGTGACTTTGTAGCCATCAATCCAAACTCGAAAATTCCGGCCATGTTGGATCAATCAGGCGATCAAGCCATTCGTGTCTTTGAATCGGCCAATATCCTCCTGTATCTAGCGGAGAAATTTGGCAAATTAATCCCGACTGATCGGGCTAAACGGACAGAAGTGCTCAACTGGCTCTTCTGGCAGACAGGGGCTGCACCTTTCCTAGGGGGAGGCTTTGGTCATTTCTTCCACTATGCGCCGGAGAAAATCGAGTATGCCATTAACCGATTTGCCATGGAAGCCAAACGTCAATTGGACTTACTGGACAAAGAATTGGCCACTAAACCTTATATCGCAGGGGATGACTATACCATTGCAGATATTGCCATCTGGTCTTGGTATGGCCGTCTAGCTCAAGACAAGGTCTGGGACCGTGCAGGGATTTTCTTGGATGTGAAGGAATACAAGCATCTGCAAGCTTGGACAGAGAAAATTGCCAATCGCCCAGCTGTGAAACGTGGCTTGGAAGTAGAATATAAGGAAATTGATGCATAA
- a CDS encoding tRNA (adenine(22)-N(1))-methyltransferase yields the protein MEFTKLSNRLDLVASFVPAGARLLDVGSDHAYLPIALLQEGKIEAAIAGEVVEGPYQSALQNVADNGLEDKIEVRLANGLAAFEPTDGISCITIAGMGGRLIADILAAGLEKLANVSRLVLQPNNREDELRAWLVEHDFRIVDEAILEENEKFYEILVVEQGSQELSAKELRFGPYLMQEQAPAFVQKWSKEVEKLSFALEQVPVENQSARASLEERIAHIKEVLHVSK from the coding sequence ATGGAATTTACAAAATTATCAAATCGCTTGGACTTGGTGGCTAGCTTCGTCCCAGCTGGAGCGCGTCTGTTGGACGTGGGGAGTGACCATGCCTATCTCCCAATCGCCCTTTTACAGGAAGGTAAGATTGAGGCTGCCATTGCAGGGGAAGTGGTAGAGGGGCCCTATCAGTCTGCCCTGCAAAATGTCGCCGATAATGGTTTAGAGGACAAGATCGAGGTCCGTCTGGCCAATGGTTTGGCTGCATTTGAACCAACAGATGGCATTTCCTGTATTACCATTGCTGGCATGGGGGGACGCTTGATTGCAGATATCTTAGCGGCAGGTCTTGAGAAATTAGCCAATGTCTCTCGCTTGGTCCTCCAGCCCAATAATCGGGAAGATGAACTGCGGGCTTGGCTAGTAGAGCATGATTTTCGCATTGTTGATGAAGCTATCTTGGAAGAAAATGAGAAGTTCTATGAGATCCTCGTGGTGGAACAGGGTTCTCAAGAGTTGTCAGCCAAGGAACTACGCTTTGGTCCCTATTTGATGCAGGAGCAAGCTCCAGCGTTTGTCCAAAAGTGGTCCAAGGAAGTAGAGAAATTAAGTTTTGCCTTGGAGCAGGTCCCAGTTGAGAATCAATCTGCCAGAGCATCGTTAGAAGAGCGCATCGCTCACATCAAGGAGGTTCTACATGTTAGCAAGTGA
- a CDS encoding Nif3-like dinuclear metal center hexameric protein yields MLASEVIKRYEDYCPQELSMEGDVRGLQVGTLQKDIHKVMVALDIREQTVAEAIAHGVNLIIVKHAPIFRPIKDLVADRAQNQIYIDLIKHDIAVYVSHTNIDIVSDGLNDWFCQLLDIEDTEPLSMTGEGLGIGRIGRVATQTFGQLTSKVKETFGLDALRIVSYDQEDLDRVIERVAICGGSGQSFYKDALAKGAEVYITGDIYYHTAQDMLSDGLLALDPGHHIEVLFVSKLVDKLNQWKAEEAWEIEVIGSQASTNPFYHI; encoded by the coding sequence ATGTTAGCAAGTGAAGTCATCAAACGCTATGAAGACTACTGTCCTCAGGAGCTTTCCATGGAGGGAGATGTCCGTGGGCTACAGGTCGGTACGCTGCAAAAAGACATCCATAAGGTCATGGTGGCCCTAGATATCCGCGAGCAGACGGTTGCGGAAGCTATCGCCCATGGAGTGAACTTGATCATCGTCAAGCACGCGCCCATTTTCCGTCCGATTAAGGATTTGGTAGCCGATCGGGCCCAAAATCAGATTTATATCGATTTGATCAAGCATGATATCGCAGTCTACGTCAGCCATACTAATATTGACATTGTCTCAGATGGTCTCAACGATTGGTTCTGCCAGCTCTTGGACATTGAAGATACAGAACCCCTCAGTATGACGGGAGAAGGGCTCGGAATTGGTCGCATCGGTCGGGTAGCTACTCAAACCTTTGGACAGTTGACTAGCAAGGTTAAAGAGACCTTTGGCTTAGATGCTTTGCGCATAGTCAGTTATGATCAGGAGGATTTGGATCGGGTCATTGAGCGCGTCGCCATCTGTGGAGGAAGTGGTCAGTCCTTTTACAAGGATGCTCTTGCTAAGGGGGCAGAGGTCTATATCACAGGAGACATCTACTACCATACGGCTCAAGACATGCTGAGCGATGGCCTCTTGGCCTTGGACCCAGGTCACCATATCGAAGTTCTCTTTGTGTCGAAACTAGTAGATAAGCTCAATCAGTGGAAGGCTGAGGAAGCGTGGGAGATTGAAGTGATTGGTAGTCAAGCCAGCACCAATCCTTTTTATCATATCTAA